The following coding sequences lie in one Leptospira neocaledonica genomic window:
- a CDS encoding carboxy terminal-processing peptidase, producing the protein MKTKKILSIVAERHYLGKSRMQPSLSEEVKHSFWASLDPQGFYFIKEDLDLLGRRSFRLNLEESGQISSFFANTLSLFKDRLKITSEYLNELEKSNSPLASKGEFEFYPERKTEYPKDKADWNDRWARYLKYKVLSSKFYSEPFSQKEDFQKSFLASEKELKKEAIQREKERIKNILEHPDGFEAYLESIFLNVILEKFDPHSSFFSASEKRRFETSLSSKGYSFGIVFNRSFFGDTKIERLIPGGPAWRSEKLNRGDQILEVRFPDDKNRIVSTSDFSPGEMDSILSGTKTKKAVFKVRKNDGQILTVPLVQEKIGLEENSISSYLLNGKSKIGYLYLPAFYTEWETEGGGCAQDIAREILKLKRDNIKGLILDLRNNGGGSLEEAIDLAGIFIDQGPLFVQKSSNGELFIIKDTNRGTIYDGPLLVLLNGQSASASEFLASALQNYNRALVVGSPSYGKATSQFLLPLEENKKGSSDFLKLTTHLYFGVQGMSHQQKGVIPDIPLPDLSDLSGREKDMPEAIRTEQIYKEITYKKLPELELSDIRDASEDRSDESPNFSKLGSLASKLRKKIKSMDRISLDNGEFFEEFSELAKFYEEYQAATSRKSNSFTVDTHSFDQGLEKMDSYTKEINLERKARLEEDLYIDEAYKIMQDYMQIYGRKDKK; encoded by the coding sequence ATGAAGACCAAAAAAATTCTCTCCATAGTGGCAGAACGTCATTATCTGGGAAAGTCAAGGATGCAACCCAGTCTATCGGAAGAAGTTAAACATTCCTTTTGGGCAAGTCTGGACCCTCAGGGCTTTTACTTTATCAAAGAGGATCTGGATCTCTTGGGGAGAAGGTCCTTTCGACTGAATTTGGAAGAATCCGGACAAATTTCGTCCTTCTTCGCGAATACGTTAAGCCTGTTTAAGGACCGTCTTAAAATCACTTCGGAATATTTAAACGAATTAGAAAAATCGAATTCTCCTCTTGCCTCTAAGGGAGAATTCGAATTTTATCCTGAAAGGAAAACTGAATATCCAAAAGACAAAGCGGATTGGAATGACAGATGGGCACGCTATCTTAAATACAAGGTATTATCTTCTAAATTCTATTCTGAACCGTTTTCCCAAAAGGAAGATTTTCAGAAGAGTTTTTTGGCCTCCGAAAAAGAGCTTAAGAAGGAGGCCATCCAAAGGGAAAAAGAAAGGATTAAAAATATTTTGGAACATCCGGACGGATTCGAGGCGTATTTAGAATCCATATTCTTGAATGTAATATTAGAAAAATTTGATCCTCATAGTTCTTTTTTCTCCGCTTCCGAAAAACGAAGATTTGAAACCTCTCTTTCCTCCAAAGGATATTCTTTTGGAATCGTTTTTAATAGGAGTTTTTTCGGGGACACAAAAATAGAAAGATTGATTCCAGGTGGTCCGGCTTGGAGGTCTGAAAAGTTGAACCGGGGTGATCAGATTCTAGAAGTTCGATTTCCCGATGATAAAAACAGGATAGTTTCCACCTCCGATTTTTCTCCGGGAGAAATGGATTCGATTCTTTCCGGAACCAAAACCAAAAAAGCGGTCTTTAAGGTCAGAAAGAACGATGGTCAGATCCTTACTGTGCCATTAGTTCAGGAAAAGATAGGTCTGGAAGAAAATTCCATATCCAGTTATCTTTTGAACGGGAAAAGTAAAATAGGTTATCTGTATTTACCGGCTTTTTATACCGAATGGGAAACGGAAGGGGGAGGTTGCGCTCAAGATATTGCAAGAGAGATTCTTAAATTAAAAAGAGATAATATTAAAGGACTGATCTTGGACTTGAGAAATAATGGAGGAGGTTCTTTGGAAGAAGCTATAGATCTTGCTGGAATCTTCATAGACCAAGGGCCCTTATTTGTGCAAAAATCCTCCAATGGAGAATTATTTATCATCAAGGATACAAACAGGGGTACTATTTATGACGGACCTTTGCTGGTTTTACTAAACGGGCAAAGTGCTTCCGCTTCTGAATTTTTGGCCTCCGCATTACAAAATTATAATCGGGCATTGGTGGTTGGTAGTCCTAGCTACGGAAAGGCTACCTCTCAATTTCTTCTTCCGTTAGAAGAGAACAAAAAGGGAAGTTCCGATTTTCTAAAATTAACCACTCATTTATACTTTGGAGTGCAAGGGATGAGTCATCAGCAAAAGGGAGTAATTCCCGATATCCCTTTGCCTGATCTTTCGGATTTGTCTGGGAGAGAAAAAGATATGCCGGAGGCGATCCGAACGGAACAAATCTATAAGGAAATAACTTATAAAAAATTACCAGAACTGGAGCTTTCGGATATCAGAGATGCAAGTGAAGATCGATCGGATGAAAGCCCGAATTTCTCCAAGTTAGGCTCCCTTGCTTCTAAACTTCGTAAAAAAATAAAGTCGATGGATCGTATCTCTTTGGATAATGGAGAATTTTTCGAAGAATTTTCTGAATTAGCGAAATTTTACGAAGAATACCAGGCTGCAACTAGTAGAAAATCGAATAGTTTTACGGTAGATACTCATTCTTTCGATCAGGGGCTGGAAAAGATGGATTCTTATACGAAAGAAATCAATTTGGAAAGAAAAGCAAGATTGGAAGAAGACCTGTATATAGATGAAGCATATAAAATTATGCAGGACTATATGCAGATTTACGGAAGGAAAGATAAAAAATGA
- a CDS encoding DUF1343 domain-containing protein, whose protein sequence is MKKSKILSDAKSIGMLTNQSAYGWKGDYHFRIIQKEYGLKKLFLPEHGLFAELQDQVSGSGLIYDLGETEVLNLYGDNEESLAPAEEVLSDLDTLIVDIRDVGARYYTFLTTALYAMQAADRLSKKGKSKPRILVSNAKNPAGSKVEGSPLQKKFSSFVGVEGTLHRHGLSAAGLLEYYKDKFKLDLELYRLDLYSKRSSEFLWVPPSPNIPAQTTCYVYTGLCLLEGTNLSEGRGTTRPFETFGAPYINDLDRSLLEKLQEKQKGIFRLRPLKFIPTFHKHAGKVCGGYQILLDKPKKFHSLLFGLLLLRTLKEFYPNQFEFLQGPYEFRSDLPAIQLLVGDQFLLDYLDGKRSYSEIQDYLEDTEKKWKKITKNYD, encoded by the coding sequence ATGAAAAAAAGCAAAATTCTCTCTGATGCGAAATCCATCGGGATGCTTACCAACCAGAGCGCATACGGCTGGAAAGGTGACTATCATTTCAGGATCATCCAAAAAGAATACGGACTTAAAAAACTATTTTTGCCTGAACATGGGCTTTTTGCAGAATTGCAAGACCAGGTATCAGGGAGCGGGCTTATCTATGATCTGGGAGAAACAGAAGTTTTAAATTTATATGGGGATAATGAGGAAAGTCTCGCTCCCGCGGAAGAAGTTTTATCCGATCTGGACACATTGATCGTAGACATCCGGGATGTAGGAGCTCGTTATTATACATTTTTGACCACCGCATTGTACGCAATGCAGGCAGCGGATCGACTCTCTAAAAAAGGAAAATCAAAACCTCGCATCTTAGTATCGAATGCAAAAAATCCTGCTGGCTCTAAGGTAGAAGGTTCTCCTTTGCAAAAAAAATTTTCTTCATTCGTCGGGGTAGAAGGTACACTGCACCGACATGGTCTTTCTGCTGCGGGCCTTTTAGAATATTATAAAGATAAATTCAAACTCGATCTGGAACTATATCGATTGGATCTATATTCCAAAAGGAGTTCCGAGTTTTTATGGGTTCCACCTTCTCCAAATATTCCCGCCCAAACTACTTGTTATGTATATACTGGACTTTGTCTGTTAGAAGGAACAAATCTTTCCGAAGGAAGAGGAACTACTCGACCATTCGAAACATTCGGTGCTCCTTATATCAACGATCTAGACAGATCACTTTTGGAAAAATTGCAAGAAAAGCAAAAAGGAATTTTTAGACTCAGGCCTTTAAAGTTTATTCCTACATTCCATAAACATGCGGGAAAAGTTTGCGGAGGTTACCAGATTCTTTTAGATAAACCTAAAAAATTCCATAGCCTATTATTCGGATTACTGCTTCTTCGAACATTGAAAGAGTTTTATCCGAATCAGTTTGAATTCCTACAAGGACCTTATGAATTCAGATCCGATCTGCCTGCGATCCAACTTTTGGTAGGGGATCAATTCCTTCTGGATTATCTGGACGGAAAACGGTCCTATTCTGAGATCCAAGATTATCTTGAAGATACTGAAAAAAAATGGAAGAAGATCACGAAGAATTATGATTAG
- a CDS encoding cyclic nucleotide-binding domain-containing protein: MALDTSVPNQKVTIKAGTVLFPEGSAANSLNVLHSGALRYLVEAPGSRKLELFKISGANLTPGASALFGSGRYPFTIVAEQDCVLSTYVMSPSTVGRSLAARSSLGIMVGRSLLREITESFKKVNQLRKIASDMGKTNDNLSLLYYQFNPSVFPDIKPGQPIADPSSEIVDPVLRLARENLKHYFDNGGILPERPTANYVEEDHSQLLVKYYPEEIEFQDGEFNFVRKIILADPNLLAQLFAPDPGMVSYVCDKLGRVQNNITENAKSILEELDEDFSLLLGGVESLTEKYFLILDMAANGYATAPPEFVVPILQVVSQKIERALAGHQALFGSAIPGPSPNIKSFLEKTAGLAKKFEASNPTAKAASNGSGVSVDGSADATAIRKELANSASTIIQFSGMGGDAIKEFSAMMVKLKSLKNPLDSDNDTRKLRRSITKTYFDIYAACFQKYINSGKNVPKPVDLMLKYGFFDETMLDDSQLVFMSTFKDAITSVSDIPIHYGTEWLEKIYKRECPTSLDELGQNFFDKVKMDNRNAVFKKESDLPPDIDNPEARLKFEFGAMYEANVRLTTGSLATYLPILTKYHSQIPLGKAYVTKKMLTDTIHDIMAVDFSVFNREVIYNNPEMGINKEFVQRAIVPDFVIVPSIGSKIMMWQELSIHRGSGSKESRGRIVLPIFVQGDLKSLLIDAFAAFRWELCKTILGPEWNNVGNPSITADYMDYVQFYKKNKDLSIEIKEKLAAEFKRFRNERDIFANDYQLWIKYEAEGVQRLNRVVRGIFYRHIPFARTIREKVSKMPAFGEINNRFVNIRTRKFTELENRYKKYINALGSLPDPLRENMEFYRV, translated from the coding sequence ATGGCATTAGATACAAGCGTACCAAATCAAAAAGTAACAATAAAAGCCGGGACGGTTTTATTTCCGGAAGGAAGTGCCGCGAATTCTCTCAACGTATTGCATAGCGGAGCCTTGCGTTATTTGGTAGAAGCTCCCGGTTCCAGAAAACTGGAGTTATTCAAAATTTCAGGAGCCAATTTGACTCCTGGTGCCTCTGCACTTTTCGGCAGCGGACGTTATCCTTTTACGATTGTTGCAGAGCAAGACTGCGTGCTCTCCACATATGTTATGTCCCCGTCTACAGTGGGTCGTTCTCTCGCAGCCAGAAGTTCTTTGGGAATCATGGTGGGTCGTTCTCTTTTGAGAGAGATCACCGAGTCTTTCAAAAAAGTGAACCAGCTCAGAAAGATCGCTTCCGATATGGGAAAGACGAACGATAATCTTTCCCTTCTGTATTATCAATTCAATCCGAGTGTTTTTCCGGATATCAAACCTGGACAACCCATCGCAGATCCAAGTTCCGAAATTGTGGATCCGGTCCTTAGACTTGCTCGTGAAAATTTAAAACATTATTTCGATAACGGCGGAATTCTTCCGGAAAGACCTACTGCAAATTATGTAGAAGAAGACCATTCTCAGCTTCTAGTTAAATATTATCCTGAAGAAATAGAATTCCAAGATGGTGAATTCAATTTTGTTCGTAAGATAATCCTGGCGGATCCGAATCTTCTCGCACAATTATTCGCTCCTGATCCAGGCATGGTCTCCTATGTCTGCGACAAGCTTGGAAGAGTGCAGAATAATATTACGGAAAATGCAAAAAGTATATTAGAAGAATTGGATGAGGATTTCTCCCTGCTTTTAGGCGGTGTTGAAAGCCTTACCGAAAAATACTTCCTCATCCTGGATATGGCGGCGAACGGTTATGCGACGGCTCCTCCAGAGTTTGTTGTCCCTATTTTACAAGTTGTCTCTCAAAAGATAGAAAGAGCGCTCGCAGGTCACCAGGCACTTTTCGGTTCAGCCATTCCCGGACCTTCTCCTAATATTAAATCGTTCTTAGAAAAGACTGCTGGTCTTGCTAAAAAATTCGAAGCTTCTAATCCGACTGCAAAAGCAGCCTCGAATGGAAGTGGAGTTTCTGTGGATGGTTCTGCGGATGCGACGGCAATTCGTAAAGAATTGGCGAATTCTGCTTCCACGATCATCCAATTTTCCGGGATGGGTGGGGATGCGATCAAAGAGTTTTCCGCGATGATGGTAAAACTCAAGTCCTTAAAAAACCCATTGGACTCGGACAACGATACTCGTAAGTTAAGAAGGTCTATTACAAAAACCTACTTCGATATTTACGCTGCCTGTTTCCAAAAATACATCAACTCAGGAAAGAATGTTCCTAAACCTGTAGACCTGATGTTAAAATACGGTTTCTTCGACGAAACAATGCTGGATGATTCTCAGTTGGTGTTCATGTCCACATTCAAGGATGCGATCACTTCGGTTTCTGATATTCCGATCCATTACGGAACGGAATGGCTGGAAAAAATTTATAAAAGAGAATGCCCTACTTCCTTGGACGAACTCGGTCAGAACTTCTTCGACAAGGTCAAGATGGACAACCGAAATGCAGTTTTCAAAAAAGAATCCGATCTTCCTCCAGATATCGATAATCCGGAAGCAAGACTTAAATTTGAATTCGGTGCAATGTATGAGGCGAACGTTCGACTCACAACAGGTTCCTTGGCTACATACCTGCCTATCCTTACAAAATATCATTCTCAAATCCCTCTGGGAAAAGCATACGTTACCAAAAAGATGCTAACGGATACGATCCACGATATTATGGCAGTGGACTTCTCCGTATTCAACAGAGAGGTGATCTATAATAATCCGGAGATGGGGATCAACAAGGAGTTCGTTCAAAGAGCGATCGTTCCTGACTTTGTAATTGTTCCTTCTATCGGTAGCAAGATTATGATGTGGCAGGAACTTTCCATCCACAGAGGTTCCGGCTCTAAAGAAAGTAGAGGTAGGATCGTTCTTCCGATTTTCGTACAAGGAGATCTAAAATCTCTTTTGATAGATGCATTTGCGGCATTCCGTTGGGAGCTTTGCAAAACAATCTTGGGACCTGAATGGAATAACGTAGGAAATCCATCCATCACTGCTGACTATATGGACTATGTTCAGTTCTACAAAAAGAACAAAGATCTTTCCATAGAGATCAAAGAGAAGTTAGCCGCAGAATTCAAACGTTTCCGGAATGAAAGAGATATTTTCGCGAACGATTACCAGCTTTGGATCAAATACGAAGCAGAAGGTGTGCAAAGGTTGAACCGAGTAGTCCGAGGAATTTTCTATCGCCATATTCCTTTCGCGAGGACGATCCGGGAGAAGGTTTCCAAAATGCCTGCCTTCGGTGAAATCAACAATAGGTTCGTGAATATTCGAACACGTAAGTTTACCGAGTTGGAAAACAGATATAAGAAGTATATCAACGCGTTAGGAAGTCTTCCGGATCCTCTTCGAGAAAATATGGAATTTTACCGAGTTTAA
- a CDS encoding SDR family oxidoreductase, translating to MSTISETVLVTGASGHLGKIVLEELLKKGHNKIIATTRKPESLADFAKRGVTVRKASFDDPASLVTAFQGADRILIISTDNIGNRIPEHSAAVDAAVKVGAKRILYTSLTKADEVPVTFAFEHEGTEEKIKQSGLAYTILRNNMYSDYLIPKLQHAIASGSIYGAGGEGACAYVSRKDCAKAAAAALLSSESGNKILEIGGPRAWTYKELAKFTSELVSITISYVDLPAEELSKALAGAGVPKPMADALASFDVSIREGYLKEVNTSIKNLIGEELQDVSVLLKENKSLLVS from the coding sequence ATGAGTACCATTTCCGAAACAGTATTAGTGACCGGAGCTTCCGGCCATCTAGGAAAAATTGTCCTAGAAGAATTATTAAAAAAAGGGCATAATAAGATCATCGCTACAACTCGTAAGCCGGAAAGTTTAGCGGACTTTGCGAAAAGAGGAGTTACAGTAAGAAAGGCAAGTTTTGACGACCCCGCAAGTCTTGTCACTGCGTTCCAAGGCGCAGATAGGATCTTGATCATTAGTACTGATAATATAGGAAATAGAATCCCTGAACATAGCGCCGCAGTTGACGCAGCAGTTAAAGTAGGAGCAAAACGAATTCTTTATACCTCTCTTACAAAAGCAGACGAAGTTCCAGTTACATTCGCTTTCGAGCACGAAGGAACAGAAGAAAAGATCAAACAAAGTGGCCTTGCGTACACAATACTTCGTAATAATATGTATTCAGATTATTTAATACCTAAATTGCAACATGCAATTGCAAGCGGTTCTATTTACGGTGCTGGAGGAGAAGGTGCATGCGCCTATGTTTCTAGGAAAGATTGTGCTAAAGCGGCAGCGGCTGCTTTACTTTCGTCTGAATCGGGAAATAAAATTTTAGAGATCGGTGGGCCTAGGGCTTGGACCTACAAGGAACTTGCAAAATTTACTTCCGAACTAGTGAGCATAACAATTTCTTATGTGGATCTTCCTGCAGAAGAACTTTCCAAGGCTTTAGCTGGGGCTGGAGTTCCGAAACCTATGGCGGACGCTTTGGCTTCTTTCGATGTATCTATTCGAGAAGGTTATTTGAAGGAAGTGAACACATCCATAAAGAATCTTATTGGGGAAGAGCTTCAGGACGTGAGTGTATTATTAAAAGAAAACAAATCTCTTTTGGTTTCTTAA
- a CDS encoding alcohol dehydrogenase, whose amino-acid sequence MKSARLVEFGSSLQWEETQDPEPKDFEVLLEVISCGVCHSDLHLRDGYYKIGGDEKLFVKDRGVKLPLTPGHEIVGKILKIGSKVSSVSVGETKLVYPWIGCETCEECESGNPQLCSAPRSLGIYQDGGYSDRILVPDEKWLLDIYDLSPEYACSYACAGLTAYGALKKALPLKRTDSLVIIGAGGLGMFASQLVPLLTEAKVIFLDLDESRLEKLKELGFYTVPSSHPDPASEVKKISGPLGVSAVIDFVNNSATSSLGFSLLKKNGTLIGVGLFGGELKIPTPILSLRSLTIRGSYTGSPGELKEVLQLVSEKKIRPVPVQVRNLKDADSALNDLSSGKVLGRLVLSGKSNSLI is encoded by the coding sequence ATGAAAAGTGCTAGATTGGTAGAATTTGGATCCTCTTTGCAATGGGAAGAAACACAAGACCCTGAACCGAAAGATTTCGAAGTCTTATTAGAAGTGATCTCTTGTGGTGTATGTCATTCGGATCTTCATTTAAGAGATGGTTATTATAAAATTGGCGGAGATGAAAAACTTTTCGTAAAGGACAGAGGAGTCAAACTTCCTCTAACTCCTGGCCATGAAATCGTAGGTAAAATTTTAAAGATCGGCTCTAAGGTTTCTTCTGTTTCCGTGGGAGAAACTAAGTTAGTATATCCTTGGATAGGTTGCGAAACCTGCGAAGAATGTGAATCCGGAAATCCTCAACTTTGTTCTGCTCCTAGATCCTTGGGCATTTACCAAGATGGCGGTTATTCGGATCGCATCTTGGTTCCAGATGAAAAATGGCTTTTGGATATTTATGATCTTTCTCCCGAATACGCTTGTTCTTATGCGTGTGCAGGACTGACCGCTTATGGCGCTTTGAAAAAAGCTCTTCCACTTAAAAGAACGGATTCTTTGGTGATTATAGGAGCAGGTGGCCTTGGAATGTTCGCTTCTCAATTGGTTCCACTTCTAACGGAAGCAAAAGTAATCTTCTTGGATCTGGATGAGTCTCGTTTGGAAAAACTAAAAGAGCTTGGATTTTATACTGTACCTTCTTCTCATCCTGATCCAGCGTCTGAAGTAAAAAAGATCTCTGGCCCACTTGGAGTGTCCGCCGTAATCGATTTTGTGAATAATAGCGCCACTTCTTCCTTGGGATTTTCTCTTTTGAAAAAGAATGGGACTCTGATCGGTGTTGGACTTTTTGGTGGAGAATTAAAAATCCCTACTCCCATTCTTTCTCTCAGAAGTTTAACAATTCGCGGAAGTTATACAGGTTCTCCTGGAGAACTGAAGGAAGTATTACAACTTGTATCCGAGAAAAAGATCCGCCCTGTTCCGGTCCAGGTCAGGAATTTGAAGGATGCAGATTCTGCTTTGAACGATCTATCTTCCGGAAAAGTATTGGGAAGGTTGGTATTATCCGGAAAATCAAATTCTTTAATATGA
- a CDS encoding alpha/beta hydrolase, with amino-acid sequence MEFAPEMLEYANLISSKGLTGFTQGSIQERRDGYSAIGELLGEGPFMREIQDISIPSKSGNVFIKNYIPKTEPKSKILYFHGGGWVVGRLKDFDPFARKLAEITSSIVSLVDYKLAPEFPFPLPLEDSYAALEWISSQKENVWKNLPLVVAGDSAGGNLAASTIMRAKETFGPKIDMQILIYPVTEAICDTNSYKEFELGPGLTKKDMEWFIAQYLPNPNMRSDPKASPLYQKDWKDLPPAIVFIADIDPLRDDGKLYAEKLKEAGVSVLFKEFQGYTHGFFTKVNLLKAPEEGLRMISEEMDRIFKLKEVVL; translated from the coding sequence ATGGAATTTGCTCCGGAGATGTTGGAATACGCAAATCTAATTTCCTCTAAAGGACTCACAGGTTTTACCCAAGGAAGTATTCAGGAAAGAAGGGACGGCTATTCCGCAATCGGAGAACTTTTGGGAGAAGGTCCGTTCATGAGGGAAATCCAGGATATCTCCATCCCTTCCAAAAGTGGAAATGTATTCATAAAAAATTATATTCCAAAAACGGAACCTAAGTCCAAAATACTCTACTTTCACGGTGGAGGTTGGGTAGTCGGAAGATTAAAAGATTTCGACCCGTTTGCGCGTAAACTTGCGGAGATCACTTCTAGTATTGTTTCACTTGTGGATTATAAATTGGCTCCCGAGTTCCCATTTCCATTACCCTTGGAGGATTCTTATGCCGCCTTGGAATGGATTTCTTCTCAAAAGGAAAATGTCTGGAAAAATCTTCCATTGGTAGTGGCGGGTGATAGTGCCGGGGGAAATTTGGCGGCTTCTACCATTATGAGGGCCAAGGAAACATTCGGTCCAAAAATCGATATGCAGATCCTGATCTATCCCGTCACCGAAGCGATCTGCGATACCAATTCCTATAAAGAATTCGAACTTGGTCCCGGTCTTACTAAAAAAGATATGGAATGGTTTATCGCTCAATATCTGCCTAATCCCAATATGAGGTCGGATCCGAAAGCTTCTCCATTGTACCAAAAAGATTGGAAGGATCTTCCGCCTGCGATCGTATTTATCGCAGATATAGATCCTCTTAGGGACGATGGAAAACTATATGCAGAAAAATTAAAAGAAGCCGGAGTTTCCGTCTTATTTAAGGAATTCCAGGGTTATACTCACGGCTTTTTTACAAAAGTAAATCTTCTCAAGGCTCCGGAAGAAGGTTTAAGAATGATCTCTGAGGAAATGGATAGGATCTTTAAACTGAAGGAAGTTGTACTTTAG
- a CDS encoding GNAT family N-acetyltransferase has translation MTNPLITIRPARPDDAAAAVPLIYSSGPAAWDYVFNEGKISSQDFLIKSFQGTKNTFSYKNHYVAEKNGEVVGSIVIFRSENFFFQNAATAGNIFRIYGLKAPKVAVRGLSMEGMIQPPKSGRLYLGHIAVPAKERRQGIAEKLIRFAISAYPGYEKISLDVSQENPNAQGLYKKLGFEIVDARNFSGPKGLVPNHYYMEADRFSF, from the coding sequence ATGACAAATCCTCTTATTACGATTCGCCCCGCTCGGCCGGATGATGCGGCCGCTGCTGTCCCTTTGATCTATAGTTCTGGGCCTGCCGCTTGGGACTATGTGTTCAACGAGGGGAAAATTTCCTCTCAGGATTTTCTTATTAAATCTTTCCAAGGGACCAAGAACACATTCAGCTACAAGAATCATTATGTGGCTGAAAAGAACGGCGAAGTGGTAGGAAGTATCGTTATATTTCGCTCCGAAAACTTCTTCTTTCAAAATGCTGCGACTGCAGGAAATATTTTCCGAATTTATGGATTAAAAGCCCCTAAGGTTGCGGTCCGAGGATTGAGTATGGAAGGAATGATCCAACCTCCTAAATCAGGCAGATTGTATCTGGGCCATATCGCCGTTCCTGCGAAAGAAAGAAGACAAGGAATAGCGGAAAAATTGATAAGATTTGCTATTTCGGCTTATCCAGGTTATGAAAAAATTTCTCTGGATGTTTCCCAAGAAAATCCGAATGCCCAAGGTCTGTATAAAAAATTAGGATTTGAGATCGTAGATGCCAGGAATTTTTCCGGGCCTAAAGGTTTAGTGCCTAATCATTATTATATGGAAGCGGATCGCTTCTCCTTCTGA
- a CDS encoding tetratricopeptide repeat protein, translating to MENLTPEDKLEASKFFYRTGDLDRAEFLLKSSLEDSESHETYFFLGLIENQRSNWKKGLYYFYRSVEVNPEYGNPCNEIGILLLRMGRERESVFWLKKSLRCTLNDAPHISLFNLATLYKIWNRPERSLQYLHKAIVMKPDFEEAKRLREELNSAI from the coding sequence TTGGAAAACCTGACGCCTGAAGACAAGCTAGAAGCATCTAAATTTTTTTATAGAACCGGCGATTTGGATCGCGCGGAATTCCTACTGAAATCCTCTTTGGAAGATTCCGAAAGTCATGAGACCTACTTTTTTCTGGGTTTGATCGAAAACCAAAGAAGTAACTGGAAAAAGGGTCTGTACTATTTCTACCGTTCCGTAGAAGTGAATCCAGAATACGGGAATCCTTGCAACGAGATCGGGATCCTTCTTCTTCGTATGGGAAGAGAAAGAGAATCCGTTTTCTGGCTGAAAAAATCTCTTCGTTGCACCCTAAACGACGCACCTCATATTTCTCTTTTTAACCTGGCTACTCTTTATAAAATCTGGAATCGCCCGGAAAGATCCTTACAGTATTTGCATAAGGCAATTGTAATGAAGCCGGATTTTGAAGAAGCAAAACGTCTGAGAGAAGAATTGAATTCTGCTATCTGA